A DNA window from Arachis duranensis cultivar V14167 chromosome 3, aradu.V14167.gnm2.J7QH, whole genome shotgun sequence contains the following coding sequences:
- the LOC107479061 gene encoding myosin-17, with translation MSASVNIIVGSHVWVEDPTEAWIDGEVSKISGEEVHVRLTNGKTAIKTISKVFPKDNEAPPGGVDDMTKLSYLHEPGVLHNLATRYELNEIYTYTGNILIAVNPFQRLPHLYDTHMMEQYKGATFGELSPHVFAVAEVAYRAMINEGKSNSILVSGESGAGKTETTKMLMRYLAYLGGRSGVEGRTVEQQVLESNPVLEAFGNAKTVRNNNSSRFGKFVEIQFDNKGRISGAAIRTYLLERSRVCQISDPERNYHCFYLLCAAPTEVKEKYKLGNPSSFHYLNQSKCYELDGVDDTNEYIATRRAMDVVGISEEEQEAIFRVVAAILHLGNVEFSKGEEIDSSVIKDEKSRFHLSTTAELLQCDAKSLEDALIKRVMITPEEVITRTLDPVAAVGSRDALAKTIYSRLFDWLVEKINNSIGQDPISKSIIGVLDIYGFESFKFNSFEQFCINFTNEKLQQHFNQHVFKMEQEEYSKEEIDWSYIEFVDNQDVLDLIEKKPGGIIALLDEACMFPKSTHETFAQKLYQTFNKNKRFIKPKLSRTSFTISHYAGEVTYLADMFLDKNKDYVVAEHQDLLTASRCSFVAGLFPPSSQESSKSSKFSSIGSRFKLQLQSLMETLSSTEPHYIRCVKPNNVLKPAIFENLNIIQQLRCGGVLEAIRISCAGYPTRRTFYEFLNRFGVLAPEVLDGNFDDKVACQKILDKMGMKGYQIGKTKVFLRAGQMAELDARRAEVLGNAARIIQRQIRTHVARKEFFELRQAAVCLQSNLRGILSRKLYEQLRRNAAALKIEKNFKGFLARKSYITARSSAITLQTGLRAMKARKEFRFRKQTKAAILIQAHLRGHIAHSYYKGLQKAAIVTQCGWRRRVARRELRKLKMAARETGALQDAKNKLEKRVEELTWRLQIEKRLRTDLEEEKAQDIAKLKDAVRSMQIQVEEANAMVLKEREAAWKAIEEAPPVIKETPVIIQDTLKMNSLIAEVSKLKESLLLERKDKEEARKAQSEAETRNIELVKKVDDYQGKVVQLQEMIQRLEDKISNAESENQVLRQQALAASPTGKALSARPKTTIIQRTPENGKAINGGGKIGSDLTLVSNIREPESEGKPQKHLNEKQQENQELLIKCISQDLGFSRGKPVAACLIYKCLLHWRSFEAERTSVFDRIIQSIASVVEAQDDNNIIIAYWLSNTSTLLSLLQRTLKASGAASLTPQRRRTASSSMFGRMSQGLRASPQSAVSVQNNRGIGRLDDLRQVEAKYPALLFKQQLTAFLEKVYGMIRDNLKKEISPLLGLCIQAPRTSRQSLVKGRARANAVAQQALIAHWQSIVNGLNNALKIMKENYVPPFLVRKVFTQIFSFINVQLFNSLLLRRECCSFSNGEYVKAGLGELERWCIEATDEYVGSAWEELKHIGQAVGFLVLHQKPKKTFNEVTKELCPVLSIQQLYRISTMYWDDKYGTHSVSSEVITNMRAIMSEDTNNAVSSSFLLDDDSSIPFSVDDISKSMQQIEVADVEPPPMIRDNSGFGFLLARSK, from the exons GGCGATGATCAATGAAGGAAAAAGTAACTCAATCCTGGTTAGTGGTGAGAGTGGCGCTGGTAAGACAGAGACAACAAAGATGCTTATGCGATATCTTGCTTACCTTGGGGGCCGTTCTGGAGTAGAAGGGCGTACAGTTGAACAACAAGTTCTAGAA TCTAATCCAGTTCTTGAAGCATTTGGCAATGCAAAAACAGTTAGGAACAATAATTCAAG TCGTTTTGGTAAATTTGTTGAGATCCAATTTGACAACAAGGGAAGGATATCCGGTGCAGCTATAAGAACTTACTTGCTCGAAAGGTCCCGTGTTTGTCAAATCTCAGATCCTGAGAGAAACTACCATTGCTTTTATCTTCTTTGTGCAGCTCCAACTGAG GTAAAAGAGAAGTATAAGTTGGGAAATCCTAGTTCATTCCATTACTTAAATCAATCCAAATGCTATGAACTGGATGGAGTTGATGATACCAATGAGTATATTGCAACTCGTAGGGCAATGGATGTTGTTGGAATAAGTGAGGAAGAGCAA GAGGCAATTTTTAGGGTTGTTGCAGCAATACTGCACCTTGGAAATGTTGAATTTTCAAAAGGAGAGGAGATTGATTCTTCTGTCATCAAAGATGAGAAGTCTAGGTTCCATCTTAGTACAACTGCCGAACTTCTCCA GTGTGATGCTAAGAGCTTGGAGGATGCACTGATCAAGCGTGTCATGATAACACCTGAGGAAGTCATTACGAGAACCCTGGATCCTGTTGCAGCTGTTGGTAGCAGGGATGCATTAGCTAAAACCATTTATTCCCGTTTGTTTGATTG GCTTGTGGAGAAGATTAATAATTCAATTGGGCAAGATCCAATTTCAAAGTCTATCATTGGAGTTCTTGATATCTATGGGTTTGAAAGTTTTAAGTTCAATAG TTTTGAGCAGTTCTGTATCAATTTTACTAATGAAAAGCTGCAACAACATTTTAATCAG CATGTCTTTAAAATGGAACAAGAAGAATACAGCAAGGAAGAGATTGACTGGAGCTACATAGAGTTTGTTGACAACCAAGATGTTTTGGATCTAATTGAGAAG AAACCTGGAGGAATAATTGCACTCCTCGATGAGGCCTG TATGTTCCCTAAGTCCACACATGAAACATTTGCTCAGAAGTTGTACCAGACATTCAACAAAAACAAGCGTTTTATCAAACCAAAACTTTCAAGGACTAGTTTTACCATATCTCATTATGCAGGAGAG gTGACATATCTGGCTGATATGTTTCTTGACAAAAACAAGGATTATGTGGTTGCAGAACATCAGGATCTGCTGACAGCCTCAAGATGCTCATTTGTGGCAGGTCTATTCCCCCCTTCTTCACAGGAGTCTTCAAAATCATCCAAGTTCTCCTCAATCGGGTCTCGCTTTAAG CTACAACTTCAGTCATTGATGGAAACCCTAAGTTCAACCGAACCTCACTATATCAGATGTGTGAAGCCAAACAATGTCCTCAAGCctgctatttttgaaaatctcaaCATTATTCAACAATTACGCTGTGGT GGTGTCCTCGAGGCTATTAGAATCAGCTGTGCAGGATATCCTACTAGACGGACCTTTTATGAGTTTCTTAATCGATTTGGTGTTCTTGCCCCTGAAGTTCTAGATGGAAA ctTTGATGACAAGGTTGCATGTCAAAAGATCCTTGATAAAATGGGTATGAAAGGTTATCAG ATAGGCAAGACCAAGGTTTTCCTGAGAGCTGGTCAAATGGCTGAGTTGGATGCAAGAAGAGCAGAAGTTCTTGGAAATGCAGCCAGAATCATTCAGAGACAAATAAGAACTCATGTTGCACGGAAGGAATTCTTTGAATTGCGTCAAGCTGCAGTTTGTTTGCAATCTAATTTGCGAG GTATATTGTCTCGGAAGCTATATGAGCAGTTGCGTCGCAACGCAGCAGCTTTGAAAATAGAGAAGAACTTTAAAGGATTCCTTGCCAGGAAATCTTACATAACAGCCCGATCATCCGCAATCACATTGCAGACAGGTTTAAGGGCTATGAAGGCTCGCAAGGAGTTTAGATTTCGGAAGCAAACTAAGGCTGCTATTCTTATCCAG GCTCATTTAAGAGGGCATATTGCACATTCTTACTATAAAGGACTGCAAAAGGCAGCAATTGTTACCCAATGTGGTTGGAGAAGAAGGGTTGCTAGGAGGGAACTTAGAAAGCTTAAAATG GCTGCAAGAGAAACAGGCGCCCTTCAAGATGCAAAGAACAAACTAGAAAAGCGTGTTGAAGAACTCACATGGCGTTTACAAATTGAGAAGCGATTAAGG ACTGATTTGGAGGAGGAAAAAGCACAAGACATTGCCAAGTTAAAAGATGCTGTGCGTTCAATGCAAATACAAGTAGAAGAAGCAAATGCCATGGTCCTCAAAGAGCGTGAGGCAGCTTGGAAAGCCATTGAAGAAGCGCCTCCAGTTATTAAGGAGACTCCTGTTATAATTCAAGATACTCTGAAGATGAATTCCTTGATAGCTGAAGTCAGTAAGTTGAAG GAATCACTGCTATTGGAGAGGAAGGATAAAGAAGAGGCAAGAAAGGCTCAGTCTGAAGCTGAAACTAGAAACATCGAGCTGGTTAAGAAAGTTGATGATTACCAGGGCAAGGtggttcaactccaagaaatgATTCAAAG GTTGGAGGACAAAATCTCCAATGCAGAGTCAGAAAATCAAGTGCTTCGTCAGCAAGCTCTAGCTGCATCTCCAACTGGAAAAGCTCTATCTGCAAGACCAAAGACAACAATTATTCAA AGGACACCAGAAAATGGGAAAGCCATAAATGGTGGTGGAAAAATTGGATCG GATTTGACTCTTGTATCAAATATACGTGAACCTGAATCTGAGGGAAAACCACAAAAACATCTAAATGAGAAACAGCAA GAAAACCAGGAGCTGTTGATCAAATGTATTTCACAAGATTTGGGATTTTCTAGGGGCAAACCTGTTGCTGCTTGTCTTATATATAAATGTCTTCTTCACTGGAGATCATTTGAAGCTGAACGGACAAGTGTCTTTGACCGTATCATTCAATCAATTGCTTCAGTTGTTGAG GCTCAGGAtgataataacataataatagcATATTGGTTGTCTAATACATCTACTTTGTTGTCACTACTTCAACGCACTCTCAAAGCAAGTGGAGCAGCTAGCTTAACACCCCAACGGCGGAGAACGGCATCGTCTTCTATGTTCGGAAGAATGTCTCAA GGGCTAAGAGCATCTCCCCAAAGTGCCGTGTCAGTTCAAAATAATAGAGGGATTGGCAGATTGGATGATTTGCGGCAAGTGGAAGCAAAATATCCAGCACTTCTGTTTAAGCAACAGCTTACTGCTTTCCTGGAAAAAGTATATGGAATGATAAGAGACAATCTGAAAAAAGAGATATCGCCGTTACTTGGATTGTGCATCCAG GCTCCAAGGACTTCACGGCAAAGTTTAGTGAAAGGACGTGCACGTGCTAATGCAGTTGCTCAACAAGCTTTAATTGCTCACTGGCAAAGTATTGTGAACGGCTTAAACAATGCTCTAAAgataatgaaagaaaattat GTGCCCCCTTTCTTGGTCCGTAAGGTGTTCACTCAGATATTCTCTTTCATTAATGTTCAATTATTCAACAG TCTTTTGTTGCGTCGTGAGTGTTGTTCATTCAGCAATGGAGAGTATGTAAAGGCAGGATTGGGTGAATTAGAGAGATGGTGTATTGAGGCCACTGATGAG TATGTTGGCTCAGCCTGGGAGGAACTGAAACATATTGGGCAGGCTGTCGGATTCCTA GTGTTGCATCAGAAACCCAAAAAGACATTTAATGAAGTAACAAAGGAGCTCTGCCCA GTTCTCAGTATACAACAGTTATACAGAATCAGTACTATGTACTGGGACGACAAATACGGCACACATAGTGTGTCTTCAGAA GTTATTACGAACATGAGAGCCATCATGTCTGAGGACACCAACAATGCTGTCAGCAGTTCTTTCCTATTAGATGATGATTCCAG CATTCCATTTTCAGTGGATGACATTTCCAAATCAATGCAGCAAATAGAAGTAGCAGATGTGGAGCCACCTCCAATGATCCGTGATAACTCAGGATTTGGGTTCTTACTGGCACGCTCCAAGTGA